From the genome of Rhodobacteraceae bacterium Araon29, one region includes:
- a CDS encoding ABC transporter permease subunit: MIAARHPFIEAWQMFRQNHAAMTALVLLSLIVLGAIFGPMLYPIDPFEMVWSPFSPPGVDGFILGTDYLGRDLLAAIIHGARVSILIGLSAAFVSVFIGVSIGAVAGFYRGWVEEVLMRITEFFQVLPTLLFSMVIVALFGSSLMMITFSIGVVSWTAVARITRSEYLRIRELEYVMASRASGSTDAKLIFKVILPNALPPIIVQAALMVGSAILFEAGLSFLGLTDPNVVSWGQVIGSNRQYILDASYTVTIPGIAIFVTVLCISLVGDGLNDALNPKLRQR, translated from the coding sequence ATGATCGCAGCAAGGCACCCATTCATCGAAGCTTGGCAGATGTTTCGCCAAAATCATGCTGCAATGACGGCGCTTGTTCTTCTGTCTTTAATTGTTCTTGGCGCTATTTTCGGACCAATGTTATATCCTATAGATCCCTTCGAAATGGTGTGGTCTCCTTTTTCTCCACCGGGGGTGGATGGTTTTATTCTTGGTACGGATTACTTGGGCCGAGACCTTTTAGCAGCAATAATACATGGTGCCCGTGTATCAATTTTAATTGGCCTTTCGGCTGCTTTTGTTTCGGTCTTCATCGGTGTCTCTATCGGGGCAGTTGCCGGATTTTATCGGGGCTGGGTTGAAGAAGTCTTGATGCGAATAACCGAGTTTTTTCAGGTTCTCCCTACATTACTCTTTTCTATGGTTATTGTCGCCCTCTTTGGGTCGTCCCTCATGATGATAACGTTTTCAATCGGAGTTGTAAGTTGGACCGCAGTTGCCAGAATAACCCGTTCGGAATATCTACGCATACGCGAATTAGAATATGTCATGGCAAGCCGCGCCTCTGGATCAACTGACGCCAAGCTTATTTTCAAAGTGATTCTGCCGAACGCGTTACCGCCTATCATCGTGCAAGCTGCATTAATGGTAGGTTCGGCTATCCTCTTCGAGGCAGGGCTTAGCTTTTTAGGCTTAACAGACCCGAATGTTGTAAGCTGGGGACAAGTGATAGGATCCAATCGACAATATATCCTAGATGCCAGCTACACCGTCACAATTCCAGGTATTGCAATCTTCGTAACTGTTTTATGTATCTCGCTGGTAGGAGATGGACTAAACGATGCGTTGAACCCTAAATTGCGGCAGAGATGA